The stretch of DNA AGATTGACGTATACAATATATATGTTGTATCCTGGAGAAAAGAATGAAAATTCGGGATCTGGTTGCTGAGTTGAATGGCGGGGGGTGGGAGTTGGATCGAATACGAGGGTCTCATCATGTATTTGTTCACCCGAGAGCGGTTCGGGCGATTACGGTTCCGGTTCATGGCAATGAGATCCCCGATTTTTATGCGAAAAGCATTTTAAAACAGGCGAAACGAGCATTGAGGAAAGAAGGGTAATGATGAGTGTATCTGATGGCTATTATGCGGTTCTTTTTAAAGAGCCTAAGAGCAAAACAGTTGGCGTTCGCTTTCCGGATCATCCCTCGGTCATTACATATGGGCGGGATTGGAAAGAGGCTGAAGAACATGCCCGCGAAGCCCTTTCGGCTGCATTAGAGGCTGAATTTGAGCGGGGAGCAACTTTACCGAGGCTATCTAAACCGAAAGCCAAGAGAAATGAGAAGGTGGTTTTTGTGCCGATCGATCCCGAGGTCCGAACGGCATATCTGCTACGCGCTTGGCGCGAAACCGCGGGTTTTACACAAAAACAGATTGCGCAGCAGCTTGGCGTTTCCTATCAAGCGTATCAACGGATGGAAAGACCGGGGCGCGCGAATCTCACAGTTCGAACGTTAAAGAAAATTGCCAAAGTTTTTCAAGGTGAACTCGTGCTTGATCTTCGATTTTCGAATTCATAACTGACCCAATGTGAATCTAAAGAATCAAAAATACACGTGTCAGTGAACGGAACCGGCCGTTCGATTTATTTCAACGTGTAGATGTAGTCGCGTACGGCAGTCATTTTCGGATCGGCGTCGGGATACATCGGCTGACCTTCGTAATAGAAGAAGTTCGGCATGCGCGTTCCCGGCAGGAGCTTTTGCGGGTCGCGGAGCCAATCCGCGATCCAGTCGTACCGAAGGCGGGTTTTGGTCAACTTGAAGTCCGGGGCCAGGTTCGAAGTTTCTTGGTCCGCCGGTATGGCTCCCAGAACGTGGCACTGCGCGCACTTCAGCTGCGTGAAGATTTCTTGGCCGGACTTCGCTTGCCTGGGAGATAGAGCTATGGCCGGTGGTTCCTCGATTTGAACCGGCAGGTGGTCGAGTGCGCGGAAATACCGGATCGTCGTGTTCAGCTGGTCGCTCTTGAATCCAAACGAAGGCATTCGGACCTTGAGCCACGGGCGGATGGTCGTGGGTTTCGCGAGGAACCCGTAGAGCCAGGCTTGTTGGACCTTTTGGCCTTCTCCGACGAGGTTCGGAGGCCCGAGGCTCGGATCCTCATACTGACCCAAAATTTCACCGCCTTGCGCTTCAATGGTGTGGCAACCGCGGCAATTGAAATTCCGGATATGCCGGCGGCCCGCCCTAATGGCCTCCCGCTCCGCGGTCAACGCGGGCTTCCGATGGAGGGGTACGTCGTATTTTCGAAGCGCTAGGACGAAGGTCAAGACCGTTTTCCCTTCTTCCGGCGAGAAATGGAAATTCGGCATTCGCAATT from Bdellovibrionota bacterium encodes:
- a CDS encoding type II toxin-antitoxin system HicA family toxin — translated: MKIRDLVAELNGGGWELDRIRGSHHVFVHPRAVRAITVPVHGNEIPDFYAKSILKQAKRALRKEG
- a CDS encoding type II toxin-antitoxin system HicB family antitoxin; the encoded protein is MSVSDGYYAVLFKEPKSKTVGVRFPDHPSVITYGRDWKEAEEHAREALSAALEAEFERGATLPRLSKPKAKRNEKVVFVPIDPEVRTAYLLRAWRETAGFTQKQIAQQLGVSYQAYQRMERPGRANLTVRTLKKIAKVFQGELVLDLRFSNS